One stretch of Actinacidiphila sp. DG2A-62 DNA includes these proteins:
- a CDS encoding beta-ketoacyl reductase: MFRTLRERGDAPALLVHAGTLTGPDDGDTPAGDDLAGQLAAGFAAASELVRQASRASAGGPRPDLLVISERAVDVSGHDPLRPANSALTALVRTLPAEDVVAHARLVDLGDFVAARDLAEEVRDRAGDPLVALRGDRRWVPVERPLALTPGTDAPLREGGVYLVTGGTGGLGGVVAKALAGTGQRPVLILTGRKATPHPELLAELAESGATAEIAACDVVDRTALTALLDDVTRRHGPVNGVFHLAGVAGSGMVAFTSTAKAAAAFEPKAHGAVALARAFAGRPPLDLFVAFSSRSVLEGVAGGADYAAANAVLDALVRSGVPTAERLLTVDWPRWKDVGMGVPVDPGAGLDPERGGALLLELLAARTPRQVAVRHFADGRPTAAHPAARARTAPAPRPAPVAAAHGGAGPATTADRLGALWTALLGRTEITHDADFFDLGGNSLTAVELMSRVRDEFGVDLGIVVLFDHPTLEALADQIDRREA; this comes from the coding sequence GTGTTCAGGACGCTGAGGGAACGCGGCGACGCGCCCGCGCTGCTCGTCCACGCGGGCACGCTGACCGGCCCTGACGACGGCGACACCCCGGCGGGCGACGATCTGGCGGGGCAACTGGCGGCCGGCTTCGCGGCCGCCTCCGAGCTGGTCCGCCAGGCGTCCCGCGCCTCGGCCGGCGGACCGCGCCCCGACCTGCTGGTGATCTCCGAGCGGGCCGTCGACGTCAGCGGGCACGACCCGCTGCGGCCCGCCAACTCCGCGCTGACCGCGCTGGTCAGGACGCTGCCGGCGGAGGACGTGGTGGCGCACGCCCGGCTGGTCGACCTGGGGGACTTCGTGGCCGCCCGCGACCTCGCCGAGGAAGTGCGCGACCGCGCCGGCGATCCGCTCGTCGCGCTGCGCGGCGACCGGCGCTGGGTGCCCGTGGAACGCCCGCTCGCCCTCACGCCTGGCACCGACGCCCCGCTGCGCGAGGGCGGCGTCTACCTCGTCACCGGCGGCACCGGAGGTCTCGGCGGCGTCGTGGCGAAGGCGCTGGCGGGGACCGGGCAGCGGCCGGTGCTGATCCTCACCGGCCGCAAGGCCACGCCGCACCCCGAACTCCTCGCCGAACTGGCCGAGTCGGGCGCGACGGCGGAGATCGCCGCATGCGACGTCGTCGACCGGACGGCGCTGACCGCCCTCCTCGACGACGTGACCCGCCGGCACGGCCCGGTGAACGGCGTCTTCCACCTGGCCGGCGTGGCGGGCAGCGGCATGGTCGCGTTCACCTCGACCGCCAAGGCCGCCGCGGCCTTCGAGCCCAAGGCGCACGGCGCGGTCGCGCTGGCCCGCGCGTTCGCCGGCCGCCCGCCGCTCGACCTGTTCGTCGCCTTCTCCAGCCGCTCCGTCCTGGAGGGCGTGGCCGGTGGCGCCGACTACGCCGCTGCCAACGCGGTGCTCGACGCGCTGGTCCGCTCCGGCGTGCCGACCGCGGAGCGGCTGCTCACCGTGGACTGGCCGCGCTGGAAGGACGTCGGCATGGGCGTGCCCGTCGACCCGGGCGCGGGCCTCGACCCCGAGCGCGGCGGAGCCCTGCTGCTGGAACTGCTCGCCGCCCGCACGCCCCGGCAGGTCGCCGTCCGGCACTTCGCCGACGGGCGCCCCACTGCGGCGCACCCGGCCGCGCGCGCCCGGACAGCACCCGCGCCGCGCCCCGCCCCGGTGGCCGCCGCGCACGGCGGCGCCGGGCCCGCGACCACCGCGGACCGCCTCGGCGCGCTGTGGACGGCGCTGCTCGGGCGCACCGAGATCACGCACGACGCGGACTTCTTCGACCTGGGCGGCAACTCGCTGACCGCGGTGGAGCTGATGTCCCGGGTGCGCGACGAGTTCGGGGTCGACCTCGGCATCGTCGTGCTCTTCGACCACCCCACTCTGGAGGCCCTGGCCGACCAGATCGACCGGCGGGAGGCGTGA